A single Scleropages formosus chromosome 4, fSclFor1.1, whole genome shotgun sequence DNA region contains:
- the LOC108934214 gene encoding calpain-5-like, with protein MSSVTPYKGQKYSVLKKSCWEANKLFEDPEFPTVDKSLFYQRSPPGRVEWKRPGEICDDPHFFVEGISSHDINQGMLGNCWFVAACSCLALQPDLWKKVIPNWKEQEWDPKHPESYAGIFHFCFWIFGEWIDVVIDDRLPTISGKLVYCHSKEKNEFWSALLEKAYAKLSTCYESLDGGDAVCALVDFSGGIAEHINLEKGHYASDPSAQAGLFKKLLKVYERNGMISCSIKASQTEREARMDCGLVKGHAYSVTAVRKIRLGQSMQAHFKVEKIPMIRMRNPWGKIEWKGPWSDGSEEWQRVGSTERESIGLTVEDDGEFWMAFDDWCKYFTSADVCHVINTSLAEAGKTWNKVVHYGSWTKHPVPILNRCGGCMNDKETFLQNPQYLFNMTKEEEEILVSLQQQDMKIHRPPGQGENLTIGFVILKVELNRKYRMHDILTQEVVATSTYINSRSVFMHKILPKGCYIIVPSTFTPEVLGDFMISVYTDVDSGLRVLTEDKPRVNCWSAYLGYPRVVTQIHIHGAEGLENQDSSGGADPYVVIHCEGKSVQSAVQKDTLDPIFDMRAIFYRKKPRKPIIVEVWNSNALQDEFMGQVVLTASVQDSAERRNIRLQNRGQDAGDETPGTITLRVITSAQLTSM; from the exons ATGTCTTCAGTCACCCCCTACAAAGGCCAGAAGTATTCAGTTCTGAAGAAATCATGCTGGGAGGCCAATAAGCTATTTGAGGATCCAGAATTTCCCACTGTAGACAAATCCCTGTTCTATCAGCGCTCACCTCCTGGAAGGGTGGAGTGGAAGCGGCCGGGG GAAATCTGCGATGACCCTCACTTTTTTGTCGAGGGAATCAGCTCTCATGACATCAACCAAGGTATGCTGGGAAACTGCTGGTTTGTGGCAGCATGTTCCTGTCTGGCACTCCAACCAGATTTATGGAAGAAG GTAATCCCCAACTGGAAGGAGCAGGAGTGGGACCCTAAACACCCAGAGAGCTATGCTGGCATTTTTCACTTCTGCTTCTGGATCTTTGGTGAATGGATCGACGTGGTAATAGATGACCGGCTGCCCACCATCAGCGGGAAACTTGTCTACTGCCACtcgaaggaaaaaaatgagttcTGGAGTGCCTTGCTAGAGAAGGCCTACGCCAA GTTGTCTACATGTTATGAGTCCCTAGATGGAGGGGATGCAGTGTGTGCACTGGTGGACTTCAGCGGGGGTATAGCAGAGCACATAAACTTGGAAAAAGGGCACTATGCCTCCGACCCATCTGCGCAAGCAGGGCTCTTTAAGAAGCTGCTCAAGGTATATGAGAGGAATGGCATGATCAGCTGCTCCATCAAG GCATCCCAAACTGAGAGGGAGGCACGTATGGACTGCGGCTTGGTCAAAGGCCACGCCTACTCAGTGACAGCTGTCAGGAAGATACGGTTGGGACAGTCCATGCAGGCCCACTTTAAGGTGGAGAAGATTCCTATGATCCGCATGCGGAACCCATGGGGGAAGATTGAGTGGAAGGGGCCATGGAGTGACGG CTCTGAGGAGTGGCAGAGAGTGGGGAGTACAGAGAGAGAATCCATAGGGCTCACGGTAGAGGATGATGGAGAGTTCTG GATGGCTTTCGATGACTGGTGTAAGTACTTCACGAGTGCGGACGTGTGCCACGTGATCAACACCTCATTGGCGGAAGCTGGAAAGACATGGAACAAAGTTGTGCACTACGGCAGCTGGACCAAGCATCCTGTGCCCATACTGAACCGTTGTGGGGGCTGCATGAATGACAAGGAGACATTCTTACAGAACCCACAG TACTTGTTTAACATGacaaaagaggaggaagagatccttgtttccctgcagcAACAAGACATGAAAATTCACAGACCACCTGGCCAGGGGGAGAATCTCACAATTGGCTTTGTAATTCTTAAG GTAGAGCTAAACAGGAAGTATCGTATGCATGACATACTGACACAGGAGGTTGTGGCCACATCAACCTATATAAATTCGCGTTCTGTGTTCATGCATAAAATACTTCCTAAAGGGTGTTATATCATCGTACCTTCCACGTTCACACCAGAGGTGTTGGGGGACTTCATGATCTCCGTCTACACCGACGTGGATTCTGGCTTGAG GGTGCTGACTGAGGACAAGCCCAGAGTGAACTGCTGGAGTGCATATCTGGGGTACCCTAGGGTTGTCACGCAGATCCATATCCATGGAGCAGAAGGGCTTGAAAATCAGGATAGCAGTGGGG GAGCTGATCCCTATGTAGTCATCCACTGTGAGGGAAAATCGGTTCAGAGTGCAGTCCAGAAAGACACTTTAGATCCAATCTTCGACATGAGAGCTATCTTCTACAGGAAGAAACCCAGAAAACCAATTATTGTTGAG gtGTGGAACAGTAACGCCTTGCAAGATGAGTTCATGGGCCAGGTAGTTCTGACGGCTTCGGTGCAGGACTCCGCAGAACGGCGGAACATACGGTTGCAGAACAGGGGTCAGGATGCTGGGGATGAGACGCCTGGGACCATTACCTTGAGAGTGATCACCTCTGCACAGCTGACCAGCATGTGA